The Lewinellaceae bacterium genome has a segment encoding these proteins:
- a CDS encoding Fe-S cluster domain-containing protein: MTDTILYTVITLTSVGVIAAAILYILTLYFKVYENPLIDEVEEVLPGANCAGCGSPGCRPFADKLVNTEDISDLFCPVGGNEVMAQVAKILGKVVAEKDPEVAVLLCQGSCEVRPKTNFYDGPSSCSIESMIYGGDTGCEYGCLGGGECVDACTFDAMYMDEKTGLPIVITDKCTGCNACVTACPRDLLELRPKNKRDLKIYVACKNQEKGGLAKKSCAVACIGCNKCVDVCPKDAITIENNLAYIDAVLCTLCRKCVPVCPTESILETNFPARKVKPEDSAKEKKPVKQEAGIEMTPDQKEV, encoded by the coding sequence ATGACAGACACTATTTTATACACAGTTATTACTTTGACATCGGTAGGCGTTATTGCTGCTGCCATTCTTTATATACTCACCTTGTATTTCAAGGTATATGAAAATCCCCTGATTGATGAGGTGGAGGAAGTGCTACCCGGCGCGAATTGTGCAGGATGTGGATCTCCCGGTTGCCGTCCATTTGCCGATAAACTGGTGAACACGGAAGATATTTCCGATCTGTTCTGTCCGGTTGGAGGAAATGAAGTGATGGCTCAGGTAGCTAAAATTCTGGGAAAAGTAGTAGCCGAAAAGGATCCTGAAGTCGCCGTTTTACTTTGCCAGGGAAGTTGTGAGGTAAGACCTAAGACCAATTTTTATGATGGTCCATCTTCCTGCTCCATAGAATCGATGATTTATGGCGGAGATACGGGATGTGAATATGGCTGTTTAGGCGGCGGGGAGTGTGTTGACGCCTGTACTTTTGATGCCATGTATATGGATGAAAAGACAGGATTGCCCATTGTCATTACGGATAAATGCACCGGTTGTAATGCTTGTGTAACGGCATGTCCCAGAGATTTGCTTGAGCTCCGGCCAAAAAATAAGCGGGATTTGAAGATTTATGTAGCCTGCAAAAACCAGGAGAAAGGAGGATTGGCAAAAAAATCGTGTGCCGTAGCTTGTATTGGTTGTAATAAGTGCGTGGACGTATGTCCAAAAGATGCCATTACAATTGAGAATAACCTCGCTTATATCGATGCTGTTTTATGTACCCTTTGTCGAAAGTGTGTGCCCGTTTGCCCTACAGAATCTATCCTTGAAACCAATTTCCCGGCAAGAAAAGTAAAACCGGAAGATAGTGCAAAAGAGAAGAAACCTGTAAAACAAGAGGCGGGAATAGAAATGACCCCTGATCAAAAAGAGGTTTAA
- a CDS encoding SoxR reducing system RseC family protein gives MSARMHQEQITHKATVRQLTQDGVEVVLEDPPGCDACNARSSCGLNPENQGEEAAKSLFIPVLENVYQPGEQVEVSISPALGLKAVLWGYILPFILLMTVLLISLNFLGELMAGLTALAVVALFYIALFFNKENMQKTFAIDIKKLRS, from the coding sequence ATGAGCGCCAGAATGCACCAGGAACAGATTACACACAAAGCTACAGTTCGACAACTGACCCAGGATGGGGTAGAGGTAGTACTCGAAGACCCACCTGGATGTGATGCATGCAATGCCCGGAGCAGTTGTGGTTTAAATCCTGAAAACCAGGGAGAAGAAGCGGCTAAATCACTATTTATTCCTGTTTTGGAGAACGTTTACCAGCCAGGCGAACAGGTGGAGGTTTCCATTTCCCCTGCTTTGGGCCTTAAAGCTGTTTTATGGGGATATATCCTGCCTTTTATCCTTTTAATGACTGTTTTACTCATTAGCCTGAATTTTTTAGGGGAACTGATGGCCGGTCTGACAGCCCTGGCTGTAGTGGCTCTGTTTTATATAGCGCTCTTTTTTAACAAGGAAAACATGCAGAAAACTTTTGCCATTGACATAAAGAAACTAAGATCATGA
- a CDS encoding amidinotransferase, giving the protein MHTTRQITHNILMVRPAHFGFNAETAANNAFQTNDGRLSSEEISIKAIEEFDRLVNHLSSNGINVIVIQDTDIPVKSDAVFPNNWVSFHQDGKVITYPMFSPIRRQERREEIIETLAKKFLITNRLHMESAEDREVFLEGTGSMILDRVNKIVYACLSIRTDLQLLDEFCEKTGYKKVTFGAFDANGLEIYHTNVMMALGTDFAVICLDSIRGKKERSLVTETLESTGKEIIDISLEQMNAFAGNMLQVKNDREDTFLVMSDTAFNALTESQLKRIEHYTQIIHSPIPVIETYGGGSVRCMMAEVFLPEC; this is encoded by the coding sequence ATGCATACAACAAGGCAAATAACCCATAACATTCTCATGGTTCGCCCGGCCCACTTTGGCTTCAATGCCGAAACGGCAGCCAACAATGCCTTTCAGACCAATGACGGAAGGCTGTCTTCCGAAGAAATTAGTATAAAAGCCATCGAAGAATTCGATCGTCTTGTAAACCATTTAAGCAGCAACGGAATCAATGTAATCGTGATCCAGGACACGGATATACCGGTAAAATCGGATGCTGTTTTTCCCAATAACTGGGTCAGTTTTCACCAGGATGGGAAAGTAATCACCTATCCCATGTTCTCCCCCATCCGCCGACAGGAAAGAAGAGAGGAAATCATTGAAACACTGGCTAAAAAATTCCTGATCACCAATCGTTTGCATATGGAATCAGCGGAAGACCGGGAGGTTTTTCTTGAAGGAACAGGAAGCATGATCCTGGACAGGGTGAACAAAATTGTTTATGCCTGCCTGAGTATTAGAACCGATTTGCAGCTACTGGACGAGTTCTGTGAAAAGACCGGTTATAAAAAAGTCACCTTTGGCGCTTTTGATGCCAACGGGCTGGAAATTTATCATACCAATGTAATGATGGCATTGGGAACAGATTTTGCAGTTATCTGCCTGGATTCCATCAGGGGTAAAAAGGAAAGGTCCCTGGTAACAGAAACGCTCGAATCTACAGGAAAGGAAATCATTGACATCAGCCTTGAACAGATGAATGCTTTTGCCGGAAACATGCTGCAGGTTAAAAATGACCGGGAGGATACCTTTTTGGTGATGTCAGACACTGCCTTTAATGCGCTGACAGAATCGCAATTAAAGAGAATAGAGCATTACACTCAGATAATTCATAGCCCCATCCCGGTCATTGAAACCTATGGCGGCGGCAGTGTACGGTGTATGATGGCAGAGGTATTTTTGCCGGAGTGCTAA
- a CDS encoding RnfABCDGE type electron transport complex subunit D, producing MDKFITISASPHIHTDESVKKIMYRVVYALIPAYLISLYVFGLGALVVSMVAVISCVVFEYIIQKYILKSEVTIIDGSAALTGLLLAFNVPTNLPVWMIIAGSFFAIAVAKLSFGGLGNNVFNPALAGRVFLLISFPVQMTSWPLPFVNQYAYTDGVTGATPLGIMKEGLNNGEAIGSLTAQIPDYADMLYGFMGGSMGEISALALLLGGGYMLYKHVITWHIPVSILATVAVFSGIMWMVNPQTYMDPLFHLTAGGLVLGAFFMATDMVTSPMTGKGMIVFGITIGLLTMVIRYFGAYPEGVSFAILIMNAFVPLLNKYFKPKRFGHNLIQKQ from the coding sequence ATGGATAAATTTATAACCATATCAGCTTCACCTCATATTCATACCGATGAATCGGTGAAAAAAATAATGTATCGTGTGGTCTATGCATTGATACCGGCCTATTTAATCTCTTTGTACGTATTCGGATTGGGAGCGCTCGTCGTCAGTATGGTCGCCGTTATATCCTGTGTTGTTTTTGAATATATCATTCAAAAGTATATTCTGAAATCAGAGGTCACCATTATCGATGGTTCTGCGGCTTTGACGGGGTTGTTACTCGCATTTAACGTGCCTACTAATTTACCGGTATGGATGATCATCGCGGGTAGCTTTTTTGCGATTGCGGTGGCAAAATTATCCTTTGGCGGGCTTGGGAATAACGTCTTTAATCCTGCCCTGGCAGGTCGTGTATTCCTGCTGATCTCTTTCCCGGTGCAAATGACTTCATGGCCACTTCCTTTTGTAAATCAATATGCCTATACAGACGGAGTAACGGGAGCAACGCCTCTGGGGATCATGAAGGAAGGACTGAATAACGGAGAAGCTATAGGTTCCCTAACGGCCCAAATTCCTGATTACGCAGATATGTTATATGGATTTATGGGCGGCTCAATGGGGGAAATTTCCGCACTGGCGCTGCTGCTTGGAGGAGGCTATATGCTTTACAAACATGTTATTACCTGGCACATTCCCGTTTCCATCCTCGCTACCGTCGCTGTCTTTAGCGGGATCATGTGGATGGTGAATCCGCAAACCTACATGGATCCTTTGTTTCACCTTACTGCAGGGGGATTGGTACTTGGAGCCTTTTTTATGGCAACGGATATGGTGACCAGCCCGATGACGGGAAAAGGCATGATCGTCTTCGGGATCACCATAGGGCTGCTCACTATGGTGATCAGGTATTTTGGAGCTTACCCGGAAGGGGTTTCCTTTGCCATACTCATCATGAATGCTTTTGTGCCTTTGTTGAATAAATATTTTAAACCAAAACGATTTGGTCACAATTTAATCCAAAAACAATGA
- the rsxC gene encoding electron transport complex subunit RsxC, whose amino-acid sequence MLKTFPKGGIHPADNKLSANMAIEPLPLPVSVSIPISQHIGAPAEVIVEKKQKVKVGEVIATAKGFVSSNIHATVSGTVTKIDTVLDSSGYKRQAVTIRVKDDEWVDGVDLGDELIKDFDLTKEEIVRKIMEAGVVGLGGAAFPSHVKLAPPKGKHADILIVNGVECEPFLTADHRLMVEKPEQILVGIDILKKALDVKRVGIGVEANTPDAVKIFEQLTKDRDDIKVYPLQVKYPQGGEKQLIKAVTGQEVPAGGLPIDVGAIVHNVGTVFSVYEAIQKNKPLVERVVTITGKSLARPANFKVRIGTSVADLIEAAGGMPEDTGKIINGGPMMGKSLSDVTVPITKGTSGILLVPEEETRRGKVKTCIRCSRCVSVCPMGLEPYLLMTLVEKKLDERARDEDLFDCIECGSCNYICPSNRPLLDYIRLGKKVLK is encoded by the coding sequence ATGTTAAAAACATTTCCAAAAGGCGGTATTCATCCAGCGGACAATAAACTTTCCGCCAACATGGCTATTGAGCCATTGCCTTTACCCGTTTCGGTTTCCATCCCCATTTCCCAGCATATCGGTGCCCCGGCTGAAGTTATTGTAGAAAAAAAGCAAAAGGTGAAAGTGGGGGAAGTAATCGCTACAGCAAAAGGATTTGTGTCTTCAAATATCCATGCTACGGTTTCTGGCACTGTAACCAAGATCGATACCGTGCTGGATAGTTCTGGCTACAAAAGACAAGCCGTTACCATCCGTGTAAAAGATGATGAATGGGTCGATGGTGTTGACCTGGGGGATGAATTAATAAAAGATTTTGATCTTACGAAAGAGGAAATCGTCAGAAAGATCATGGAAGCCGGTGTTGTTGGCCTGGGAGGCGCGGCATTCCCTTCTCATGTAAAACTGGCCCCTCCGAAGGGAAAACATGCGGATATTCTTATTGTCAACGGGGTGGAATGTGAACCTTTTTTAACCGCCGATCACCGGTTGATGGTTGAAAAACCAGAGCAAATATTGGTCGGGATAGATATTTTAAAAAAGGCCCTTGATGTCAAAAGAGTTGGCATTGGAGTGGAAGCCAATACACCGGATGCGGTAAAAATATTCGAACAATTGACAAAAGACCGTGACGATATAAAAGTGTACCCGCTCCAGGTAAAATATCCGCAAGGAGGAGAAAAGCAGTTGATCAAGGCTGTTACCGGGCAAGAAGTGCCCGCGGGTGGGTTGCCTATTGATGTCGGCGCTATTGTTCACAATGTAGGAACGGTCTTTTCTGTTTATGAGGCCATCCAGAAAAATAAGCCTCTGGTGGAAAGAGTGGTTACCATAACAGGGAAATCCCTTGCTCGTCCTGCCAATTTCAAAGTACGGATCGGTACCTCTGTGGCCGATTTAATTGAAGCGGCAGGGGGGATGCCCGAAGATACCGGCAAGATCATCAACGGGGGTCCCATGATGGGAAAATCATTGAGCGACGTGACGGTGCCGATTACCAAGGGCACCTCCGGTATCTTGTTGGTTCCTGAAGAGGAAACGCGCAGGGGAAAGGTTAAAACCTGCATTCGCTGTAGCCGTTGTGTCAGTGTTTGTCCGATGGGCCTCGAGCCATATCTCTTAATGACTTTGGTGGAAAAGAAACTCGATGAGAGAGCACGGGATGAGGATCTTTTCGATTGTATAGAATGTGGGTCCTGCAATTACATCTGCCCTTCGAACCGGCCTTTACTGGATTATATCAGATTAGGAAAAAAAGTGCTTAAATAA
- the ffh gene encoding signal recognition particle protein translates to MFDSLNDRLESAFKNLKGEGKLTEINVAQSIKEIRRALVAADVNYKIAKEFTDKIKDEALGKQNVLQSVKPGELMVKIVMDELVDLMGGQTTGINVKGDPAVVLVAGLQGSGKTTFSGKLAYHLKTRSKDKKKPLLVACDVYRPAAIDQLTVLAEQVGAGIYKEPESKNPVEIALKAIHFAKTNGYDVVIVDTAGRLAVDKEMMDEIAAIKEAVLPNETLFVVDSMTGQDAVNTAKAFNDVINYDGVVLTKLDGDTRGGAALSVKYTVGKPIKFASTGEKMDALDIFHPDRMAQRILGMGDIVSFVERAQDQFDEAEAKRLEKKIKKNKFDFNDFLSQIGQIRKMGDLKSLMNMIPGMNKMTKDLDIDDSAFSKVESIIFSMTPQERANPELLSLSRKKRIAGGCGQSLDEINRFMKQFDQMRKMMRQMTKMQGMGGAAGGLGGGAVKPGFRRR, encoded by the coding sequence ATGTTTGACAGCTTAAATGATAGATTAGAATCGGCCTTTAAAAACCTAAAGGGAGAAGGAAAACTGACGGAGATCAATGTAGCGCAATCTATTAAGGAAATTCGTCGTGCGTTAGTCGCTGCCGACGTTAATTATAAGATTGCCAAGGAATTCACCGATAAGATAAAGGATGAAGCCCTGGGCAAGCAGAATGTACTGCAATCCGTTAAGCCCGGAGAATTGATGGTCAAAATCGTCATGGACGAGTTGGTGGACCTGATGGGCGGACAGACCACAGGAATCAATGTCAAAGGCGATCCCGCTGTAGTCCTTGTTGCCGGTCTGCAAGGATCCGGTAAAACGACTTTTTCGGGCAAATTGGCCTATCATCTTAAAACGAGAAGTAAGGATAAAAAGAAACCGCTGCTGGTGGCTTGTGATGTTTACCGTCCGGCGGCCATCGATCAGCTAACCGTTCTTGCAGAGCAGGTTGGAGCAGGAATTTATAAAGAACCGGAGAGTAAAAACCCGGTTGAGATTGCCCTCAAAGCCATTCATTTTGCGAAAACAAATGGTTATGATGTCGTCATTGTCGATACCGCAGGACGTTTGGCCGTGGACAAGGAAATGATGGACGAGATCGCGGCCATCAAAGAAGCCGTTCTTCCCAATGAAACTCTTTTTGTCGTAGACTCCATGACGGGTCAGGATGCCGTAAATACAGCCAAAGCCTTCAATGATGTCATCAATTACGATGGAGTTGTACTGACCAAGTTGGATGGTGACACCCGCGGTGGTGCGGCATTATCTGTCAAATATACCGTTGGAAAACCCATCAAATTTGCCAGCACAGGCGAAAAAATGGATGCCCTTGACATTTTCCACCCTGATCGTATGGCTCAGCGTATCCTCGGTATGGGGGATATCGTTTCTTTCGTAGAGCGCGCCCAGGACCAGTTTGATGAAGCGGAAGCCAAAAGACTGGAGAAAAAGATCAAAAAGAACAAATTTGATTTTAACGACTTTCTCAGTCAGATCGGACAAATCCGGAAAATGGGGGATCTGAAGAGCCTCATGAATATGATTCCCGGGATGAACAAAATGACCAAGGATCTGGACATTGACGATTCTGCTTTCAGCAAAGTGGAATCGATCATTTTTTCCATGACCCCCCAGGAAAGGGCTAATCCGGAGTTGTTGAGCCTGAGCCGCAAAAAAAGAATAGCCGGCGGCTGTGGTCAATCACTGGACGAGATCAACCGTTTCATGAAACAGTTTGATCAAATGCGTAAAATGATGCGCCAGATGACCAAAATGCAAGGCATGGGCGGCGCTGCCGGTGGTCTTGGCGGTGGAGCCGTAAAACCTGGCTTCAGACGGAGGTAG